From the genome of Leishmania major strain Friedlin complete genome, chromosome 35:
ACGgcctcgccagcgccagcgaCTCCGGCTGCCTCGGGATCCTCTCGAGTCTCTTTCCCCCCGCATACCACGCTGGTCTCTCGAATCGTCACCTCTACGGACCGCCCGCGGCACCGGGCAAGTGTCTCATTGTGagcatctgctgcagctttgCCGCCCTCCTCGACAACGTCCTCATCGCGTACTTCGCGGTTCGCTATCTAGCCCTCGGCGGCGCTCAGCCATGCTTCTTTCACCTTCTGCGCAGCATCCAAGCGGTGCTCGGCGCGATTGCGTGCGCGTTCTCCGCCTATGTTCTGTCTATCTTTCATAGGCGCCTCCACGTGGtgccgtgcgctgcgctcgccgccggcgacgccgtgctgtGTACGGCGCACCTTGAGAGCTGCAGCAATCGCTACGCCTACGGGGCGCATGGTCCTCTAAGCGGCACTAACGTTGCCCTTGTCGTGGCCTACGTGTATCTCGCCCTGTGCGTGCTCCACTGGCTCGTAGCTGCGCTGCCTGTCCTTCCGCGCACTGCCACGCAAGACCGGATTCCTACCGCAACACCAGACACGTACACATTCCGTCCAAGCCTGTTCGCCCCAGATGGCCCCACACCGATagaggtggagcagctccggcaagcaatgcagcagccgctgcggcaggagcTGCGTCACTGCGTTCAAGCGCGGGGTCGACTCCTGACAACCACGACGACGATTGGCGAGGTGATGCAGGCGAACCGCCTGAAGAGCTTGAAGATGACGGAACTGaacgaggagcggcgccggcagcgatcACGGCCGTTTCAGCTGCGATcacgcgacgacgacgacaacgggCAGCGTGCGCGAAAAGCCCACCGCGGAGAACGACGGCGATACGTGATGGTGAATGCGAAAGGCGAGACGGTGAGCAGTCACCACAGCAGCCGTTCGGCCTCAGCGAGCTCGTCTGacctcggtggcggcgattGCAGCAGCTCGGTCGTGCTGGCTGCGCGGCTGAtgcagcgcgtggcggaGATCGGCTCCAGAGTGCAAGAACGCGGCTTACCCAGAACGACCGCCAACACATTCGGCTCCGACGGCTCTGTGCTCTCTAATATGCCGGGCGAAGGGCAGGTTTCGTCCTTGCCTGTGTCGCACCCGTCGAGCCGCCTCGGTGGCCCCCAGGAACCATCGTCCAGCTCCCCATCGACCACCGGTGCGTGGGCGGTCGTGGTCACAGACGAGGAGTCGATCGTCTCTaaaagcggcggcggcgatctCGCCCGGCAGGGTGGTGCGCGATCGCTGCCTGTGCCCCTTTCTAGTCGTCTGTTAGCCTCAACGAATCTCGTGGCCTCTCCCATCGGCACCTCTTCTGCAAGGGCAGGGTTAGGGCGAGCGTCTGCTTCGTTCATACTCACCAGCAAAACCTCTGTGCACGCCTTGCCGACGGCGTCGGCTGAGAGGTACCGCCATTCGCGCGCGTCTCAGCACGCTAGAATGACAAGCGTAcgctctgctgctgtttcCGCCGCAGTCTCGCCAGCGCTGGACGTGGAGATTGACCGCATtgtggagcgggtgcgtgcacgcaagGAGGCCTCGATTGATGGCGCTACATGAGGTTCAGCTTGGTGACGATGCCGGCGTGCTACCGGTCCTTCTCACGACGATAcccgctgtgcgcgtgtatgctTGTACTCCTGTgggccttttttttctttggttgTTGGGTCCTCGGAGCGCACGCGTGCTCCTCCGTTTTTACTTCGTTTACTCTAGACGCCTCTCTCGTATCTTGTGCGTTTCTATGTTGCCTGTGCTCTCCGAAGTCAAGATGTACACctgcacaaacacgcacacgcgaggACATCAGCGGCCCTGCACGTGCGGGTTTGTGCGTCAAGGGACGCCTGCAGATGCACAGAGGTGATTTTTCGATTGTCTTTTCGCTATCGGCCCTCTCCACGTCCCCGTCGCCTCTCTGTTTACATGTCGAATAGAGCAGCGCTTTTTCcccgtttttcttttttttttttgtgtgtgtgtgtgtgctcagTGCACCATGCCCATGCAACAACGTCGACAGATATaaacgcacgcacaaccGCCTCTCTTCTatcgctgctgcatcgcggACACGATTTGTGCTGAGCTGGCCCAAGCGTCGTCGTGGCTGTGTGTCTCCTTGGCACAGCGCCGATACAGACCTGTGCGCCGACGTCAAGAGTCCGCCAGCCGTACCCGAGGGCAGGCTGCAGACTGCTTGGAATCCCCCACAAAGAGTGGGGGTATAATGAGGCCCTGATGCCACGGTGAGGAGGCCAGTATCATCAGGGAGCATTTGAAGACTCAAAGAGAAAATTTGGAAGTGCAAAAAAGCAAGAGATATCATTGCCGCTAGTTGGGTGGGTGTTGTAGAGCCACCGCAACCCCTTTTCTCCCCTCAGATATCCGTGTGCAGCGTAGGTCGTCGTCATCGGCAAAGGTCACCGCGTCTTTTTGGGAGGACAGCTGCTGAGGAACGCGTTCACTGGTGaccgtgccgccgctcacgcgatggtctctctctcacctctccctctcattCAGCTCGTTACTCAcctcgcctctcctcttgcACGGTTCGCCACGGAACGCAGATGGTCCCTGCTTGGAGCTGAGTAGAACTGACAAAAAGGGGGCTCTGTGTGTTTGGCTCATACTTCCGTCCCCTCTCGCATCTACGAAAAAACAGCCTGCTCGCCCGTCCCCACTACCGCGCACCCTAGCTTCCTGCATGCCTCTATAGACCGAAAAAAAATTATCAAACGTGCGCCATGGATGTCAAGATAAAGAGCGTCCACCTCGTGGCGAAGTGGATGTGGGACTGCAAGGGCGAAACTTGTGGCATCTGTCGTCAAGAGTACGAGGCAGCCTGCCCCACTTGCCGCGTGCCGGGCGACGACTGCCCCATCCTGACGAGCCCCTGCCACCATACGTTTCACTTGCACTGCATCACACGGGCCttggagaaggaggagggccaGCCCGAGTGCCCGACGTGCCGTGCGCCGTGGCAAATGTAGAACGGGAATCAGTGCAACATGGCCCGTCCGAAGTCGCCACCACCTTTGAGATGCGCTGTCTAGCATCCGTATTGTGTCACCGACGTTGTGGAGAACCCCCTTCTCTCTACAAGGCACGGTTGGTGCTGTGCATGCCTGAtatccctctctccctgcgTGCGGCAGAATCTCGGCTGTTACTGCTTTCTCATTATTTTTCCCCGCACAGATAAGAAAGTATAGCATCGGAAGTACACCTTGGCATTGGCCAAGACAGCTTGGTATCATGTAGGCGCACGCACTCTGCAAGGTGAACCCGCACGTCGGCGTCTTTCACCAGTACTCACGGGGGCTTTGCTCGTGCGAGAGCGCGCGAGTTCAATACGCCGGCGTCAGCTGCTCCCTAGTATTCCTTACTTCCTCGCCGATGACATCGCGCTCCGCGTtcgccctcgctctctccttctaCGCTCTCCTGTGCCCTCGGACTTCTTGGGCCCCTTACCCTAACCCCTTCCACTCTCATTACGTTTCGGCTCACTGCCGGCACAAGCCCCggcagccccctccccacacccataacacgcgtgcgcacagccACCGGCACCCTTTCATCGACAGCGTTGTGCGCGGGAAACAAAGAACCGCTGGTGTGTGGGAAGAAGGCCAGTGTCAGTCACATCGAGATCGTAAAGCgactccctcccccccgcACCCACTTTCATCCCTTAATGCGTCGTTGCGCTGCTCGAtttgccgctgcggcagcggccgctggtggcggtaGCGACCTCCAAACTGTCAGTTCATCTCTGGGAAGTGTTGCGAAAAGCTCGGCGACGGGCACGAAGACCGAGTACAAGCACGTGCACACGGCAACCCGGTCGCCGTCCGATTTCATTCCGCCGGCGACCGAGGCCCCAGAGAGGCTGCAGTCGTACGTGGAGCCGAAGCCGTTTATTAGCCTCCGTCGCATGCAGGTCTTCACCGTCTCACTCGGTGTCGGCACAGCTAGCGTAGCGCTGGTGTACTTCTTCCTCAGCACGGGCATCCGCAAccacgtggaggaggagcagcttCAGGTCGACCGCATTGTGGAACGTAACCGAATGGCGATGCAAGACCGCATCTCCATCGTGCCGGTCTTCACTGCGCCGAGCACGTACGACGAGCTGTACGCCAAGATGGTGGAAAAGGAcaaggaggtggagacgCAGCTCACTCAAGCCAAGAGCACCCTCCACACGGAGACCATGTTCCACGTAAAGATGTGGTGGAACCGGTGTCTGCGCAACATCCAGTCCGCTACAGACGCCTTCGCCGCGGCACAGCTGCGACACAAGGAGGCCCAAGCAGAGGCGAACATCAAGGCAACTCTGCAGTACAGCGGGTATGAGCTGGTGGGCCTCTCCAAGGTTGGCGCGTAGGCCGGCAAAGTTTCGTCGTTGCTAATTGCGGAgatgaagggggagggggcctcTGTTGTTGGTAGATTTCCTCTCTCTACTTATTATTAGTGTGTCTAGCGAGGCGTGCGCGAATACAAAGGGGGAGCCTCTtcgcggcgcgccagcgtACGGTGAACCCCTCTGTGGAGAGTCG
Proteins encoded in this window:
- a CDS encoding putative anaphase promoting complex subunit protein (previous protein_id=AAZ14674.1), translating into MDVKIKSVHLVAKWMWDCKGETCGICRQEYEAACPTCRVPGDDCPILTSPCHHTFHLHCITRALEKEEGQPECPTCRAPWQM
- a CDS encoding conserved hypothetical protein (previous protein_id=AAZ14675.1), translating into MRRCAARFAAAAAAAGGGSDLQTVSSSLGSVAKSSATGTKTEYKHVHTATRSPSDFIPPATEAPERLQSYVEPKPFISLRRMQVFTVSLGVGTASVALVYFFLSTGIRNHVEEEQLQVDRIVERNRMAMQDRISIVPVFTAPSTYDELYAKMVEKDKEVETQLTQAKSTLHTETMFHVKMWWNRCLRNIQSATDAFAAAQLRHKEAQAEANIKATLQYSGYELVGLSKVGA